One segment of Vespa velutina chromosome 17, iVesVel2.1, whole genome shotgun sequence DNA contains the following:
- the LOC124955151 gene encoding RNA polymerase-associated protein RTF1 homolog, whose protein sequence is MPKRKNQALIDSESSGSASESGSDLDNDLLSLAKKKKGKSQDDSQSNEDNNVAKKDVRHDSDTSDSDDDWGAKTGKSKKKKAPTKRSKRKMTKSSSEDSGSEKESAKVSEPEEGEVSDSDASVSDSSQEEFNDGYDDKLMGDAEDQARLAQMTEKEREQEIFKRIEQREIMKTRFEIEKKLRMAKKQELKKQKESKKKEKGVEDKKIDRAPDPKERSKDRKKTIEEKQDKKFHAMSLLKARREEKKEREEKEKQRIEQQQQQSKDIEEEELEDDHKGGANKTKLKASDIYSDDSGSSDSGEEETSKPASHQRSSSSESRDSDSDNDKKSVTSNKAKPKKPLYVSTKEDLNKIRLSRHKMERFVHLPFFDRVVQGCFVRIGIGNNNGKAVYRVAEISGVCETGKIYQLGGTRTNKGLKLRHGAQERVFRLEFVSNQEFTESEFFKWKETCALQGISMPTFDEVEQKLKDIKEALVYEFKEEDIEKIVREKERFKQTPYNYAMKKAQLMRERDAANCRGDDETASRLNQELSELEERASELDKMRTATISSISYINDRNRKKNVEEAEKAIMEEIKANKGKKVDDPFTRRSTKPRMVYKPDDEDTPSATGANEKSGSQQIGDSISIGNEKENGQEVKKKQSTEDLFNAHDFDITIDLEVPIPNNPVSVLPKPVSNIKDTGPRRSLNLEDYKKKRGLI, encoded by the exons ATgccgaaaagaaagaatcaagCATTAATAGATTCTGAAAGTAGTGGCAGCGCATCGGAAAGTGGCTCGGATTTggataat GATCTACTGTCACTtgccaagaagaagaaaggtaaATCTCAAGATGACTCCCAATCCAATGAAGACAACAATGTCGCTAAGAAAGACGTCAGGCATGATTCTGATACATCAGATTCTGACGATGATTGGGGAGCAAAAACtggaaagagtaaaaagaaaaaagcaccGACTAAAAGAAGTAAACGAAAGATGACAAAATCTAGTAGCGAAGATAGTGGAAGTGAAAAGGAATCTGCAAAAGTTTCAGAACCAGAGGAAG GTGAAGTCTCAGATTCTGATGCAAGCGTTTCGGATTCTAGTCAAGAGGAATTTAATGATGGTTATGATGACAAATTAATGGGAGATGCGGAAGATCAAGCGAGACTAGCACAAATgactgaaaaagaaagagaacaagaaatttttaaacggATAGAACAAAGAGAAATCATGAAAACTAGAtttgaaatagagaaaaaattgagaaTGGCAAAGAAACAAGAACTCAAGAAGCAAAAGGAatcaaagaagaaggaaaagggtgtggaagataaaaagatagatagagcaCCGGATCCTAAGGAGAGAAGTAAAGATCGTAAGAAGACAATAGAGGAGAAACAAGATAAAAAGTTTCATGCAATGTCTTTGCTGAAGGCAAGacgtgaagaaaagaaagaaagag aggaaaaagaaaagcaacgaatagagcagcaacaacaacaatcaaAAGATATAGAAGAGGAGGAATTAGAAGATGATCATAAAGGAGGTGCGAATAAGACGAAGTTGAAAGCTTCAGATATTTATTCCGACGATAGTGGTTCTTCGGACAGTGGAGAAGAGGAAACAAGTAAGCCAGCATCACATCAAAGGTCATCTTCCAGCGAAAGTAGGGATTCTGATTCTGATAATGACAAAAA ATCTGTGACTAGTAACAAAGCTAAACCGAAAAAACCATTATACGTCAGTACTAAAGAAGATTTGAACAAAATCAGATTATCTCGCCATAAAATGGAAAGATTTGTTCATCTTCCATTTTTCGATCGAGTTGTACAAGGTTGCTTTGTTAGAATTGGcattggaaataataatggCAAGGCGGTTTATAGAGTAGCAGAGATCAGCGGTGTTTGTGAGACTggtaaaatttatcaattaggTGGTACAAGAACAAACAAAGGATTGAAATTAAGACATGGTGCTCAGGAACGTGTATTTAGATTAGAATTCGTATCGAATCAAGAATTCACAGAATCTGAATTCTTTAAATGGAAAGAGACATGTGCTTTGCAAGGGATATCAATGCCTACATTCGATGAAGTAGAACAAAAATTGAAGGACATTAAGGAGGCCTTAGTATACGAATTCAAAGAAGAGGATATTGAGAAaatagtaagagaaaaagaaagatttaaacAAACTCCATATAATTATGCGATGAAAAAAGCACAATTAATGCGAGAAAGAGATGCAGCCAATTGTAGAGGAGACGATGAAACTGCAAGTCGTCTTAATCAAGAATTGAGCGAACTAGAAGAACGTGCTTCTGAACTTGATAAAATGCGAACAGCAACAATATCAAGTATCTCGTACATAAATGACCgtaataggaaaaagaatgtTGAAGAAGCAGAAAAGGCTATTATG gaagaaataaaagctaATAAGGGGAAGAAAGTAGACGATCCATTCACTAGACGTAGTACGAAACCGAGAATGGTTTATAAACCTGACGATGAGGATACACCTTCTGCGACTGGAGCAAATGAAAAGTCAGGTTCTCAACAAATTGGTGACTCTATTTCAattggaaatgaaaaagaaaatggtcaagaagtaaagaaaaaacaaagtacTGAAGATTTATTCAATGCTCATGATTTTGATATCACAATAGATTTAGAAGTACCAATCCCAA ataATCCCGTTAGCGTTTTACCCAAACCTGTCAGTAATATCAAGGATACAGGACCTCGTCGTTCCTTAAATTTAGAAGATTATAAGAAGAAACGTGGACTTATCTAA
- the LOC124955161 gene encoding guanine nucleotide-binding protein subunit gamma-1: MDMVITNLQQQRMITEQLRREAAIKRIMVSKAIEDIMKYITEHEQEDCLLVGFSSQKSNPFREKSSCSIL, translated from the coding sequence ATGGACATGGTGATTACAAATCTACAACAACAACGTATGATCACGGAGCAATTGCGCCGTGAAGCTGCAATCAAGCGCATAATGGTGAGCAAAGCCATTGAAGATATTATGAAGTACATTACTGAACACGAGCAAGAGGATTGTCTCTTGGTTGGTTTCTCATCGCAGAAGTCTAATCCCTTTCGTGAAAAAAGCTCATGCTCCATTCTGTAA
- the LOC124955153 gene encoding DNA-directed RNA polymerases I and III subunit RPAC1 → MEKDRKPRVLLEEYGIPNMAEYSYEPWSLQKFKETFRIEIVKESKDERELEFDLIGCHSSLANALRRILLSEVPTMAIEKVFILNNTSLIQDEVLAHRLGLIPLKADPRLFEYPSTNEKDENEVSDQDTLRYEMKVTCSWNPQPPKDSRRPNDIYRNNNVYSKDIKWIPIGRQAELYPKGTEQLGVLESDILVCKMRPGQEIHAFMHAVKGIGRDHAKFSPVATASYRLLPDIQITKTVRGEMAQRLKSCFSPGVIEIVERQKGDPNSREAVVKNARYDSCSRNVFRHDDLKDCVQLSRITNHFIFTIESVGALPSSILFTEAVKTLKSKCKTFIEELENPS, encoded by the exons atggaGAAGGATCGAAAACCACGTGTATTATTAGAAGAATATGGGATACCAAAC ATGGCAGAATATTCTTACGAACCATGGAGCttacaaaaatttaaagaa acaTTTAGAATAGAAATCGTAAAGGAGTCcaaagatgaaagagaattAGAATTTGATCTGATTGGTTGTCATTCCTCGCTTGCAAATGCTTTACGTAGAATACTATTAAGCGAAGTACCAACTATGGctattgaaaaagtttttatattaaataataccaGTTTAATTCAAGATGAGGTATTGGCACACAG gctTGGGCTTATACCTTTAAAAGCTGATCCTAGATTATTTGAATATCCATCTACTaatgagaaagatgaaaatgagGTTAGTGATCAGGATACATTAAGGTATGAGATGAAAGTGACATGTTCTTGGAATCCACAGCCCCCAAAAGACTCTAGACGaccaaatgatatatatagaaataataatg tttacagtaaagatattaaatggaTACCAATCGGACGTCAAGCAGAATTATATCCTAAAGGTACAGAACAATTGGGTGTTTTAGAAAGTGATATTTTAGTTTGTAAAATGAGGCCAGGGCAAGAAATTCATGCATTTATGCATGCAGTAAAAGGTATTGGAAGAGATCATGCAAAGTTCTCCCCAGTAG CTACCGCTTCATACAGGTTATTACCAGATATTCAAATAACAAAAACTGTAAGAGGAGAAATGGCTCAACGTTTGAAAAGTTGTTTCAGTCCTGGTGTTATAGAAATTGTAGAACGCCAGAAAGGCGATCCAAATTCACGAGAAGCTGTGGTAAAAAATGCTCGCTATGATAGCTGCTCTCGCAATGTTTTCCGTCATGATGATTTAAAGGATTGTGTGCAACTAAGTCGAATaacaaatcattttattt TTACTATAGAATCTGTTGGTGCATTACCATCtagtatattatttacagaAGCAGTCAAAacattaaaatcaaaatgtaAAACATTTATAGAAGAACTTGAAAATCcatcataa